The Xyrauchen texanus isolate HMW12.3.18 chromosome 19, RBS_HiC_50CHRs, whole genome shotgun sequence genome segment catttgtttaatttttaatacatttcttttgttttgatttcttaTCTTATGGACATgtagtattttaaatgtatatattttggtTCCTTTTTTTTTAGCCAAATAATTAACAAGTCAGTTTATGAACCTACAGAAAATTGCCAGAGTTTAgatgtaaacatgtaaaataaGTCTAATCTACATGTATAATAAGTATTAAGCTACCTTGTGGCCAGAGGTCAcatctgtatttttgttttcagtTGCTGTACTTGCATCTCTCATTAAATTGTGTGCTCGATAAATGGGTGATTCTCACTAAACCTGTCAATAAAATGTCTCAGTCCTGTTTTACTCCAAAAGCTAAGAAATATTTTGCAACTAGCCTAGTAAATTAAGCCCATTAAGATTTGTATACATTGTTACATTAGTTCAATGTAACAGGCATTACTCATAACgtcaatacaatttaaatacatttgtattttatgcAAAGTgtttattagtgctgtcagttaattaaaatgtttaatagttAATTGCAGATTTTGGAATTGCTGACTCCACATATActacttttcctgtcaaaatgcactaATTTCGTTCTTGGGAAAGAAAATTAAACGATATGTAATAATAATGCTTTAActttttccaaacaaagctttcCACAATATATAGATGGAAATGCACTAAGGGGATTTCTGTTGCGGGGCAGaatctaaaatatcaccaattcaagtaacattaaacgtttcaaGAAGTCTAACTAGGAGGTTGGGGAAAGAACTAGTCCCccccccataggttgcatattgaATGCAatgtcatcctccacaatattatgcTAATCTGCCgacagactgtggctatccgctttcctacagcaattgtgaagctgcattcatgattcgcatcagggcTTCAacgcatccggaaagtattcacagtgcttcactttttccacattttgttatgttacagccttattccaaaatagattaaattaagttattttcctcaaaattctacaaacaacaccccataatgacaatgtgaaagaagtttgttttgaaatctttacaaatttataaaaaaatgaagaaaaaaaaacattgacatgtacataagtattcacagcctttgctcaatactttaagcacctttggcaccaattacagcctcaagtctttttgtgtatgatgctacaagcttggcacaccaatttttgggcagtttctcccattcttctttgcaggacctctaaGCTccttcaggttggatggggagtgtcggtgcacagccattttcagatctctccagagatgttcaatcgggttcaagtctgggctctggctgggccactcaaggacattcacagagttgtcccgtagccactccttcgttatcttggctgtgtgcttagtgtcattgtcctgttggaagatgaaccatcaccccagtctgaggtccagagtgctctggagcaggttttcatcaaggatgtctctgtacattgctgcattcatcttttctCGATCTAgattagtctcccagttcctgccgctgaaaaacatccccacagcatgatgctgccaccaccatgcttcactgtagggatggtattggccaggtgatgaggtttcctccagacataacgtttgccattcaggccaaagagatcaatctttgtttcatcagaccagagcatttagtttttcatggtctgagagtccttcaggggccttttggcaaactccagttgggctgtcatgtgccttttactgaggagtggcttccgtctggtcaCTCTACCACACAGGCCTGATtgttggagtgctgcagagatggttgttcttctggaaggttctcctctctccacagagaaatgctggagctctgacagagtgaccatcaggttcttggtcacctctctgactagggcccttctcccctgatcgctcagtttggccgggcggccagctctaggaagagtcccggtggttccaaacttccatttatggatgatggaggccactgtgctcattgggaccttcagtgcTGTAGACATGTTtctgtaaccttccccagatctgtgcctcaatacaattctgtctcggaggtctacagacaattccttggacttcatggcttggtttgtgctctgacatgcactgttaactgtgggaccttatatagacaggtgtgtgcctttccaaatcatgtccaatcaactgaatttatcacaggtggactccaatcaagttgtagaaacatctcaaggatgatcagtggaaacagtaTGAACCTGAGCTCAAttctgagtgtcatggcaaaggctgtgaatacttatgtacatgtgatttattttgttttttatttgtaataaatttgcaaagatttcaaacaaacttctttcacgttgtcattatggggtattgtttgtagaattgagaaaaataatgaatttaatcaattttggtataaggctgtaacataacaaaatgtggaaacagtgaagtgctgtgaatactttccagatgcactatgCTGAATTAATGCCTTAATCGCGATcaagaaaaatgtgcacattatacttttttaattaatcgcagaCGTTAACtttgacagatcaatatttatacgTAATAGTAGTACTCCATTGATACTTCCTAACATTTGTGCTGAATTTAAGTTTAAAATCACTgtacaatattatattttttttcttttgactaaTACAGAATAAGCTTGCCTGTTTCTGTAATGAGAATCATAattgaaaacaatggaaatagtaaaagtaaaaaatttggacgtgttacggtaatgaaagttgtgggtaaaatgtgcttaagtgtcctgaaaatgtcacaatgcaaaaaaatcattattaaaaaGCTTTATTTTCTTGATGGGGGgactatttaatattttatttgtattgatttGTGGTAAAATACGACCAGAACATTTTCTTAACAGGTttataaaaattgtttttgtcAGAACATTCTTTCTTGTTTTTGATCATTTCATTTCAACCATTGATTTTAGTTTGTATTATCCAATGTTTTCGGTTTACAAAACTGTTCAATCAAGAGCATTTGTCCTTGTTTTAgtgtattaaattataataaaaatgtacaataatgaATAATTCTGGTTCGTAGTAACTGTATTCTTTTATTTACAGGCTGAAATGCAGTTGGTGGGTGTTTACTTAACTTCTGCTGCCAAGTCCGATGCTTAGTTTCCTATGGGGGTGATTACTACTATGGACCCAGATTCGTCCCGGCAACATCAGGCCCCGTCCCTACAGCAGGGCAGATTGAGTAAAAGTGGACATGCCCTACTAGGGGCTGGCCTTGGGGCGGGGCCTGGGCCTCGAGGAAAGCACTATGTGTGCGGCTCGTTGGCTGCTTTCACCAACATCATTGTAACATTTCCCATTCAGAAAGTTCTCTTTCGCCAGCAGTTGCACGGAGTTCGCGTGACCGAAGCCGTCCATCAGCTCCAAAGGGAGGGGTTACGAAACTTGTACCGTGGGCTTCTGCCTCCCCTTTTACAGAAAAGCACCACAGTGGCCATCATGTTCGGCCTTTACGAGGATTTTTCCAGATTGCTGTTGCGACATGCTCGCAGTAGTGGCTCGCCCGAGCTTGTTACACGGAGCGTCGCTGCCGCACTGGCTGGTATGGCGGAAGCCGCACTCACACCTTTCGAACGAGTGCAAACGCTCCTTCAGGACCACCGCCATAACGGCCGTTTCCATAACACCGCCCACACCTTCCGGACACTTCTGCAAGACTATGGTGTTAAGGAGTGCTACCGTGGGCTGGTCCCAATTTTGATGCGTAATGGGCCCAGTAATGTTATGTTTTTTGGACTTCGTGGGCCAATTAAGCAACAGCTGCCCGAGGCTCGAACCCGGATGGGTCACATGGTCAATGACTTTGTTTGTGGCGGGCTACTGGGGGCAGCACTGGGCATCATGTTCTACCCACTTAACGTAGTTAAATCTCGAGCCCAGGCACAGGTAGGGGGCGAGTTTGTGTCCTGTGGTCAGGTGCTGATGACTGTGTGGCGGGAAAGAGGGGGCAGTATCATTCTGTTGTTCCGCGGAGCCACGCTCAACTACCACCGATCTCTGCTGTCATGGGGCATCATCAATGCAACTTATGAGCTCTTTCTGAAAGTTTTCTGAGGGAGAGGAGGGGCAATAGTGCAATTAAGTGTTCGATTTTGACAAGCCGGCACTGTTTAAAGAGGTATGGACACTGCCAGTTCCCCTTGTgcacttaaagagcaacatgcaggctggacacccctatatagcatagtgtatgttgatgataaaacaactagattttctgaactggagtaatctatatttagccattaacgatattttgagataaattgtgataaaataacttccgcgtctataaagcactaaccggaagtgacgatgggctgaggagtctggtcaagttcaagctcaggttacaatggatgcgaatgaagaaaccgagttctccggtgtggccgaacatgcctatgatggcccacaggcctataattatgagcaaattaagagttaaaataattaaaagtaagatttactctgctaagtcctcgttttcgttgcacagaatgtctgctaacgttagcactttgtcctccagtccagcccgtgccaaaatccggtgtaaactttgacggtggacttgattccatcgagtgcaccgagggaaaagcatcagtaatcagcctcacgtggtccttactccgaaatcccatctgagactccaacaaatctccaggtcgataattctccggagtgaaatgtgcgccacaaacgaccgagtgtgtggtaacagacgcggcagtgaagtctgctctcttcacctgcacaaaacgcacccaagaccgaaaagccttgttttttctagaaggaaaatgatggacacgatgtcctgacaggctggaattcgtgcaaccagcacaaacacaataatttaccattatggcttctctaaaactttctgtctctcactactgctctaactacatcaacacccacaatgagagctaaCCAtgaagctcttttgtttgcctcagccctacgtcatatgacgcgttgatagcgggaaaggcgtattccagagcctagcacattttcatcaaaatctctacatcaaatgagatttcattagtaatttctacatatgtgtttttaaaacacctctgcagacaatataaagtattaattcagttataaattcaacctgcatgttgctctttaagagtAAAGATCTGAATGGTGGATGGAACCCATTCATGTACTGATGCCTAAATATAAAGTCCACCCATATTACTTGGCTACTATATATTGTGAAGTGTAATGCCTCCTATAGTGGCTctagtacaaatatttatttatttttttttcactttctagGGGGGAGTTTGGGAGTGTGGTGTACACCAATGGGGAAAAAAAGCAATTTGCACTACTACAGTTTGTACTTATTGGATATGTGTAAAgtttcagtcctttttttttttttttttttagatatccaTTGTTTAATAATGAGATGCACAATCTTTGGACTGGAACAGGACATGCATTTGCGTTTCTTGAGTGTTAAGTGCAGTTTGGCTGATCATTCATAAACGGGCATAACTGAGCGTAATGATGGCATTTGTGGACCACATGAAGAGAGAGAAGTTTTTCAAGCCCATggtattgttatatatttttctgCCAATCAAAAATATCCAGATGTATTTATTTCATAGATGTGTGAACATTTGTATGAAATGctattttatgtaaataattatCTACAGTCTACCaatcattatcgcaaaataaactctGACATAGTTGTCAGGACCCTGATGGGAATCCCAAAGGGGGCTTGTATCACActgaaagggtttattttgtgatcatGTCCGGCTGACTACATTATCCCATGTTATTACATGGGTCcctatgaaataaataattaaatggatatttaaaaaatactttgacTTGAAATAACATTATTATCTGAGTCTCTTGTAATCACATAGCTTCCAGAAACAGTTCAGTTTCTGTTCTGTAAGGTGTTTACAGTATATCGTGAAAATGGCTGCTCATTATTCCagttattacaagactacttgccaaaaaagttaataaatgacCTGAAatattgagttgaaattatttatttgcttgCTTGAAAAAAATCACAGAGTGAAATTAGAGGTAGGTAATACCCGAATCACTGGTGAAATACTTTATCCCAGAGTATGCGGCTGCTATTCAGAAATATCAGGTTGCTTGATGgcacgattgaccaatcagaattgagtattccagaaagcaatGTAATAGAAATCTTTATTGTAACAAACCCAAGCAAGAACACAGATTTTATGTACTAGCTCAATAATGGTTTTTTGTAAGTTGAACGATTGACACCAcgttattaaatgtaaatgtatacatgGTTTAACTGGTACACATTAAACAAAGTGCCAtattatgttaatattattatggATAATTATATCTTCAGTATAGGGCTGAATTGATGAATTTGAAGCGCTCTGTTTGcattctgtatttttatttgtctatGTACATATGGCACAAAATTTACGTGTTAAATGGACAGCCCTAATCTTCATTTAATGCCAGAGACAATCTATTAGCAACTGCATGCTTTTAAAGAGAATCTGGAGTGTTAGAAATGTCAAGaaatataatcacacacacactgatagcATTAAGTGTCTTCCAAAAGGCTTGCAATGCAGCGTCAACGCAACACTCAACGTGAGCATCAATTGCCACTTTGCCCTCTACACTACATGAGTTGCAGATATCATCATGGAGGGGACATTTTATGCGGTTACtcttatttaaatatttcttattgctTTGTATTCAAAAAGATATACTTAGTGAGGCAAAAATGTGTTCGAAATCCACTGATACTGGACCTGATACTTAACCTCCTGAGACGCGAACGTCATTGCTGTGTACGTTTTCCATTTAACTTTTTGatataataaacaagcaaaaaaaataatcaaGATCAAatcgttttcttaaaaatgtatgtccacatatgtggacagcttGACAACGTTGTGAAATTTTttataataccaagctatagaaagtcagatttttttttttcctcaattgtttgtttccaggagagttggttattcgtgtttttgagacgttacagtaCATCAGAaagtagcataattaattctaagcaatgtccagcatcatccaatcactgccaaccatattaaaataaaatgatacatgataaattctgaatctatttaCTGATTATCTTTGTCCTATGTCTCCCagacatgttgagtgatccaaacttCATCAGGAGCCTGAAACTTTGGAGTTTCTGACTTGACTtacttgatttgtctgcactgcacttgagacttgacttgatgGTTGAGAcgtgcttgtgacttgaacatgtgtgacttgctcccacctctgctcccttgctccctatatagtgaatgacttgacagctagtgtgctgtctgtctgcattggtctcagaacagttagaaatcCACCTTATTTGCATCCAAActcctctgaaagcaaaaatgttcagcatttggatgaacccattgattgtcagtgtgaaaatgcacagtgaatatagaaaGTATATTCACAGTATTGTACAgtgattacaaaataaaatgacaattaatatttaaatgcagcaaaatgacccacagagGTGTTAAAgctgaaagttattcaaaatggcatgtttttttttttttacttttgagggAACAATGTCCCAAAATTCACAAATGTGGACATTTATCAGCATGCTGACATGCAAACGCCATATCAAACTAAACTAGAGATTCTACACTTTACACTCAATCAGGTTTCAAAAAAACTTTTCTTACTAGAGGCACGgatccaaaatacaatgtccacgcatgtggacgcagGGTTGCACAAGGTAAAAGACTTACAACATATAAGCAAATTGTCTGGTAATCAGTGGCAATGGGGTCGAGCTCTGTTACAACACTTAAATGAAGGTCAAAGTGTGTGGGACAATGCTGGCACTTTTCTCCATAAACTCCAATGTGGAATCCCCTTTACATAGGGGAGGTGGATTTGGGGAGGACCCCCAGTTGCCTGGAAGATGTTAGTTTAATTTGAAAGAACTGTTTCCTGTATCATCACTCAAATTTGAGGAAAACACTGACTCCTGCTTATAAACAAATTCTTTACACTTATGAGagaaaatattatgaccactcacagatgAAGCGATAACGTTGATcgtctcctaacaaggccacatgtcaaggtctgggtagctAAGATGGTAACCGAACAATCAGTTCATAtggtcaacgtgttgaatgcaggagaaatgggcagaattaaagacctgagtgactttgacaagggccaaattgttttgGCCAGAAGactgcaaggcttgtggggtactCCCTGTCAGCAGTGTTGAggacctaccgacagtggtccgttgagggacaaaccacaaatatagggctgcgtagccacagaccagtcagagtgcccatgattaCCCTTGTTCACCATCGAAAGTGGCAACAATGGGCACACAAACTTCAGAAccggaccttggagcagtggaagaaggtcgcctggtccatcGAGGCCTATTTTACATGGATGACTGTGTACATGTGTgcagtttacctggggaagtgatggtaccaggatgcactgtgggaagatgacaagccagtggagggagtgtgatgctctgggcaatattcTGGTCAGAAACCCAGTTTCTGGCCATTCACTTAatcatcgttgcagaccaggtacaccccttcatggcaatggtattccctgatggaagtggcctctttcagcaggataatgcaccctgccacactgcacacattgtttgtgaatggtttgaggaacatgatgaagatttaaaagtgttgccctggcctctgaattccccagatctcaatctgattgagcatctgtgggatatgCTGGACCAAAAATTCCTATCCAGGgcggctccaccttgcaacttacaggacttgaaggatctgccgctaatgtcttggtgccagataccacaggacaacttcaggggtTGTGTAGAGTCCGTGCATCTGtgggttggagctgttttggcggcatgcggagggccaacagcatattaggcaggtggtcacaAAATTTTGGATCATCTGTATATGTTTTGCTGCAAAATTCAGGAAAATTTGCACATTTCGGCCATAACACGGGACATCTCAGCTAATACAGGACATTTGGCAACCGTAATAGGAAAGGACCATTATTGACACTAAAGATCTTGTTTTCATCTCATTGTTTTTCTTATAATAAAAGCATTACTTTTCTTTGGTCAAAGTATAACATCTTTTCAGCCAAAATGCTAATGAACCAATTCACTTGTACAGAACATTGGGAATAATTGTTAAATTCTTCATTCTTCTCTGTGTGCACTAAATTATCCGGTGTTAAGTCAATAATTTAGGAGAGATAAGcccatataaaaaaacatttggctTTACCACAGATTCAATCTTGGTCACTGCCTCGGTTCAAAAGCCACAGAttagagcgtgtgtgtgtgtgtgcgcgccagTAAACAGCTTCAACACAATCCCATCATTCCCTCAATTTGAACTGTAGAAGACTTTAACCGAGTTTAATCCAAGGCCTAATCTGTAATCTCCAGCAAATTTCAAAGGCAAATGCAGGTCGAACTACTATTTAGGTGTTGTTTAAGGGAAATTACAAAAACATGGTGAATTGTGAGATAATAATTTGAAAACACTCTTGAGTGTGAGCAGTATATAGATCTCAAAAAACAATATCTAGAATCTGTGAGGGTCAATCATACAAATCATTCCAAGAACATGTCTGTAAGGGGGTTAATGGGAAaggaggcgagatccggcttgacaatataaataatagtttaatggagTTAAGCGAAAACACGCGAACATAAAcgcagagcagctgcctgtaattctctctctctctctctctcttaccgtCGTCACCGGCAGCATTTATCCCACGCGCGCACCCATCAGACTGATTGGGCACCaggcgtgcattgttccagcccggcctcgccctcctccgctctacactgtCCAagtaatatttcaccccaaaatcaaaatacatttttctttaattatattttgctaGAAGAAAATGAAACTTAATTTCttgaattttattacatttatttcctatattctcattacagtaatgcaaaataaaacttattactgtgaaagacatgaaaaaaatgtaagtatttaaatattaaaaaaaggatTATACTGCAGTTTTCATGCAattaaaaagtagtgtaatacaATAATGAGAATCTAAAAAGAATCATGGAGAATAATGGGAAATAACTAATTATGGTTAAGATCGTTTTGGGGGGAAATTCTttgcttttgattttggggtgaaatgtgacctgctTTTGAATGCAGATATGCAGAGGCTATATAATGCATCAGTTCCACAGCATTTGTCattcaaaatcaaacttttattATCATGAACACAgtagagggaatgcaaaacattcTTGATTGTCCCTTCTCATTTTATCCTTAAGAGATGTTTGCCTTCATATTCACATTCAGCCACAGGTAAGCTTTTATCGTGCCGTCTGTGCACCTTCAAATGCCTCCATACATTGTCTTAATACACATGGTCCATACAAGCCGTTTGTTTTTTGCTTCATATTTGCTACAGTTGCCATGGCACTTCATTTGATCTCATTCTTTGAACCTTCATTTTACAGGATGTTTTCATAAAGAAACATGTTTGTTCTCTGATAGTTTGAGTCTGTTGTAATCATTTATGGTGTGCTACTAAATAACTGAATAATAGATTCCATCCACAAGTTCCCGGGCTGTAAATATGTAATGGAGAGCCTGCGAGTCGGTCTCCATCACAGGATTTGAATGTGTCTAAAGgacttttttcttgttttactcATAATGTACAATATTTATTGAGGTtttattgtgcaaatgttttatccATGCTACTGTATGGTTTAATTCTCATTTTGTTCTTATGTATTTTAtcaattatattgtatttaagaGTGAGGTGAgggttaattttattttagataaTTAGTTGGGGTGAGAAAATCGTGTATTTAAGCCAGCTGCATTAAAGGGGGGAAGACAAGATGGACGACA includes the following:
- the LOC127659975 gene encoding mitochondrial nicotinamide adenine dinucleotide transporter SLC25A51-like, whose amino-acid sequence is MGVITTMDPDSSRQHQAPSLQQGRLSKSGHALLGAGLGAGPGPRGKHYVCGSLAAFTNIIVTFPIQKVLFRQQLHGVRVTEAVHQLQREGLRNLYRGLLPPLLQKSTTVAIMFGLYEDFSRLLLRHARSSGSPELVTRSVAAALAGMAEAALTPFERVQTLLQDHRHNGRFHNTAHTFRTLLQDYGVKECYRGLVPILMRNGPSNVMFFGLRGPIKQQLPEARTRMGHMVNDFVCGGLLGAALGIMFYPLNVVKSRAQAQVGGEFVSCGQVLMTVWRERGGSIILLFRGATLNYHRSLLSWGIINATYELFLKVF